From Elephas maximus indicus isolate mEleMax1 chromosome 25, mEleMax1 primary haplotype, whole genome shotgun sequence, the proteins below share one genomic window:
- the UCKL1 gene encoding uridine-cytidine kinase-like 1 isoform X3, translated as MAAPASSVSATPLPPPPTADRDPPDRPGEKSDPACEDRSNAESLDRLLPPVGTGHSPRKRTTSQCKSEPPLLRTSKRTIYTAGRPPWYNEHGTQSKEAFVIGLGGGSASGKTTVARMIIEALDVPWVVLLSMDSFYKVLTRQQQEQAAHNNFNFDHPDAFDFDLIISTLKKLKQGKSVKVPIYDFTTHSRKKDWKMLYGANVIIFEGIMAFADKTLLELLDMKIFVDTDSDIRLVRRLRRDISERGRDIEGVIKQYNKFVKPAFDQYIQPTMRLADIVVPRGSGNTVAIDLIVQHVHSQLEERKLRWDMAALASAHQCHPLPQTLSVLKSTPQVRGMHTIIRDKETSRDEFIFYSKRLMRLLIEHALSFLPFQECVVQTPQGQDYSGKCYAGKQITGVSILRAGETMEPALRAVCKDVRIGTILIQTNQLTGEPELHYLRLPKDISDDHVILMDCTVSTGAAAMMAVRVLLDHEVPEDKIFLLSLLMAEMGVHSVAYAFPRVKIITTAVDKRVNDLFRIIPGIGNFGDRYFGTDTVPDGSDEEEVASTS; from the exons ATGGCTGCACCCGCGTCCTCCGTTTCCGCCACCCCCTTGCCACCGCCGCCCACTGCGGACCGAGACCCGCCCGACCGGCCAGGGGAGAAGAGCGACCCTGCATGCGAGGACCG CAGCAATGCTGAGTCCCTGGACCGGCTCCTCCCACCTGTGGGCACAGGTCACTCGCCGCGGAAGCGCACGACGAGCCAGTGCAAGTCAGAGCCGCCCCTGCTGCGAACCAGCAAGCGGACCATCTACACGGCTGGACGGCCACCCTGGTACAACGAGCACGGCACACAGTCCAAGGAGGCCTTTGTCATAG GCCTGGGCGGTGGCAGTGCCTCTGGAAAGACCACAGTGGCCAGGATGATCATTGAGGCCCTGGACGTCCCATGGGTGGTCCTGCTGTCCATGGACTCCTTCTACAAG GTGCTGACcaggcagcagcaggagcaggccGCCCACAACAACTTCAACTTTGACCATCCTGATGCTTTTGACTTCGACCTCATCATCTCTACCCTGAAAAAGCTGAAGCAGGGCAAGAGTGTCAAAGTGCCCATCTACGACTTCACCACCCACAGCCGCAAGAAGGACTGG AAAATGCTCTATGGCGCCAACGTCATCATCTTCGAGGGCATCATGGCCTTTGCAGACAAGACGCTGCTGGAG CTCCTGGACATGAAAATCTTTGTAGACACTGACTCTGACATCCGTCTGGTGCGGCGTCTACGCCGTGACATCAGTGAGCGAGGCCGGGACATCGAGGGCGTTATCAAGCAGTACAACAAGTTTGTGAAGCCCGCCTTTGACCAGTACATCCAGCCCACCATGCGCCTGGCTGACATCGTGGTGCCAAGGG GAAGCGGAAACACGGTGGCCATCGACCTGATTGTGCAGCATGTACACAGCCAGCTGGAGGAG AGGAAGCTGCGCTGGGATAT GGCTGCGCTGGCCTCTGCGCACCAGTGCCACCCCCTGCCGCAGACGCTGAGCGTTCTCAAGAGCACACCGCAGGTGCGGGGCATGCACACCATCATCAG GGACAAGGAGACCAGCCGTGATGAGTTCATCTTCTACTCCAAGCGGCTGATGCGGCTTCTCATCGAGCATGCCCTTTCCTTCCTGCCCTTCcag gagtgtgtggtgcagacccCACAGGGCCAGGACTACTCGGGCAAGTGCTACGCAGGGAAGCAG ATCACTGGTGTGTCTATTCTGCGTGCGGGGGAGACCATGGAGCCAGCACTGCGGGCCGTGTGCAAAGACGTGCGCATCGGCACAATCCTTATCCAGACCAACCAGCTCACTGGGGAGCCCGAG CTCCACTACCTGCGGCTGCCCAAGGACATCAGCGATGACCATGTGATCCTGATGGACTGTACCGTGTCCACAGGCGCTGCAGCCATGATGGCAGTGCGTGTGCTCCTG GACCACGAGGTGCCCGAGGACAAGATCTTCCTGCTCTCTTTGCTCATGGCTGAGATGGGCGTGCACTCGGTGGCTTATGCGTTCCCTCGCGTGAAGATCATCACTACGGCTGTGGACAAGCGTGTCAACGACCTTTTCCGCATCATTCCCGGCATAG GGAACTTTGGTGACCGTTACTTTGGGACAGACACGGTCCCTGACGGCAGCGATGAGGAGGAAGTGGCCTCCACGAGCTAG
- the UCKL1 gene encoding uridine-cytidine kinase-like 1 isoform X5 translates to MAAPASSVSATPLPPPPTADRDPPDRPGEKSDPACEDRNAESLDRLLPPVGTGHSPRKRTTSQCKSEPPLLRTSKRTIYTAGRPPWYNEHGTQSKEAFVIGLGGGSASGKTTVARMIIEALDVPWVVLLSMDSFYKVLTRQQQEQAAHNNFNFDHPDAFDFDLIISTLKKLKQGKSVKVPIYDFTTHSRKKDWKMLYGANVIIFEGIMAFADKTLLELLDMKIFVDTDSDIRLVRRLRRDISERGRDIEGVIKQYNKFVKPAFDQYIQPTMRLADIVVPRGSGNTVAIDLIVQHVHSQLEERKLRWDMAALASAHQCHPLPQTLSVLKSTPQVRGMHTIIRDKETSRDEFIFYSKRLMRLLIEHALSFLPFQECVVQTPQGQDYSGKCYAGKQITGVSILRAGETMEPALRAVCKDVRIGTILIQTNQLTGEPELHYLRLPKDISDDHVILMDCTVSTGAAAMMAVRVLLDHEVPEDKIFLLSLLMAEMGVHSVAYAFPRVKIITTAVDKRVNDLFRIIPGIGNFGDRYFGTDTVPDGSDEEEVASTS, encoded by the exons ATGGCTGCACCCGCGTCCTCCGTTTCCGCCACCCCCTTGCCACCGCCGCCCACTGCGGACCGAGACCCGCCCGACCGGCCAGGGGAGAAGAGCGACCCTGCATGCGAGGACCG CAATGCTGAGTCCCTGGACCGGCTCCTCCCACCTGTGGGCACAGGTCACTCGCCGCGGAAGCGCACGACGAGCCAGTGCAAGTCAGAGCCGCCCCTGCTGCGAACCAGCAAGCGGACCATCTACACGGCTGGACGGCCACCCTGGTACAACGAGCACGGCACACAGTCCAAGGAGGCCTTTGTCATAG GCCTGGGCGGTGGCAGTGCCTCTGGAAAGACCACAGTGGCCAGGATGATCATTGAGGCCCTGGACGTCCCATGGGTGGTCCTGCTGTCCATGGACTCCTTCTACAAG GTGCTGACcaggcagcagcaggagcaggccGCCCACAACAACTTCAACTTTGACCATCCTGATGCTTTTGACTTCGACCTCATCATCTCTACCCTGAAAAAGCTGAAGCAGGGCAAGAGTGTCAAAGTGCCCATCTACGACTTCACCACCCACAGCCGCAAGAAGGACTGG AAAATGCTCTATGGCGCCAACGTCATCATCTTCGAGGGCATCATGGCCTTTGCAGACAAGACGCTGCTGGAG CTCCTGGACATGAAAATCTTTGTAGACACTGACTCTGACATCCGTCTGGTGCGGCGTCTACGCCGTGACATCAGTGAGCGAGGCCGGGACATCGAGGGCGTTATCAAGCAGTACAACAAGTTTGTGAAGCCCGCCTTTGACCAGTACATCCAGCCCACCATGCGCCTGGCTGACATCGTGGTGCCAAGGG GAAGCGGAAACACGGTGGCCATCGACCTGATTGTGCAGCATGTACACAGCCAGCTGGAGGAG AGGAAGCTGCGCTGGGATAT GGCTGCGCTGGCCTCTGCGCACCAGTGCCACCCCCTGCCGCAGACGCTGAGCGTTCTCAAGAGCACACCGCAGGTGCGGGGCATGCACACCATCATCAG GGACAAGGAGACCAGCCGTGATGAGTTCATCTTCTACTCCAAGCGGCTGATGCGGCTTCTCATCGAGCATGCCCTTTCCTTCCTGCCCTTCcag gagtgtgtggtgcagacccCACAGGGCCAGGACTACTCGGGCAAGTGCTACGCAGGGAAGCAG ATCACTGGTGTGTCTATTCTGCGTGCGGGGGAGACCATGGAGCCAGCACTGCGGGCCGTGTGCAAAGACGTGCGCATCGGCACAATCCTTATCCAGACCAACCAGCTCACTGGGGAGCCCGAG CTCCACTACCTGCGGCTGCCCAAGGACATCAGCGATGACCATGTGATCCTGATGGACTGTACCGTGTCCACAGGCGCTGCAGCCATGATGGCAGTGCGTGTGCTCCTG GACCACGAGGTGCCCGAGGACAAGATCTTCCTGCTCTCTTTGCTCATGGCTGAGATGGGCGTGCACTCGGTGGCTTATGCGTTCCCTCGCGTGAAGATCATCACTACGGCTGTGGACAAGCGTGTCAACGACCTTTTCCGCATCATTCCCGGCATAG GGAACTTTGGTGACCGTTACTTTGGGACAGACACGGTCCCTGACGGCAGCGATGAGGAGGAAGTGGCCTCCACGAGCTAG
- the UCKL1 gene encoding uridine-cytidine kinase-like 1 isoform X6, whose protein sequence is MAAPASSVSATPLPPPPTADRDPPDRPGEKSDPACEDRNAESLDRLLPPVGTGHSPRKRTTSQCKSEPPLLRTSKRTIYTAGRPPWYNEHGTQSKEAFVIGLGGGSASGKTTVARMIIEALDVPWVVLLSMDSFYKVLTRQQQEQAAHNNFNFDHPDAFDFDLIISTLKKLKQGKSVKVPIYDFTTHSRKKDWKMLYGANVIIFEGIMAFADKTLLELLDMKIFVDTDSDIRLVRRLRRDISERGRDIEGVIKQYNKFVKPAFDQYIQPTMRLADIVVPRGSGNTVAIDLIVQHVHSQLEERELSVRAALASAHQCHPLPQTLSVLKSTPQVRGMHTIIRDKETSRDEFIFYSKRLMRLLIEHALSFLPFQECVVQTPQGQDYSGKCYAGKQITGVSILRAGETMEPALRAVCKDVRIGTILIQTNQLTGEPELHYLRLPKDISDDHVILMDCTVSTGAAAMMAVRVLLDHEVPEDKIFLLSLLMAEMGVHSVAYAFPRVKIITTAVDKRVNDLFRIIPGIGNFGDRYFGTDTVPDGSDEEEVASTS, encoded by the exons ATGGCTGCACCCGCGTCCTCCGTTTCCGCCACCCCCTTGCCACCGCCGCCCACTGCGGACCGAGACCCGCCCGACCGGCCAGGGGAGAAGAGCGACCCTGCATGCGAGGACCG CAATGCTGAGTCCCTGGACCGGCTCCTCCCACCTGTGGGCACAGGTCACTCGCCGCGGAAGCGCACGACGAGCCAGTGCAAGTCAGAGCCGCCCCTGCTGCGAACCAGCAAGCGGACCATCTACACGGCTGGACGGCCACCCTGGTACAACGAGCACGGCACACAGTCCAAGGAGGCCTTTGTCATAG GCCTGGGCGGTGGCAGTGCCTCTGGAAAGACCACAGTGGCCAGGATGATCATTGAGGCCCTGGACGTCCCATGGGTGGTCCTGCTGTCCATGGACTCCTTCTACAAG GTGCTGACcaggcagcagcaggagcaggccGCCCACAACAACTTCAACTTTGACCATCCTGATGCTTTTGACTTCGACCTCATCATCTCTACCCTGAAAAAGCTGAAGCAGGGCAAGAGTGTCAAAGTGCCCATCTACGACTTCACCACCCACAGCCGCAAGAAGGACTGG AAAATGCTCTATGGCGCCAACGTCATCATCTTCGAGGGCATCATGGCCTTTGCAGACAAGACGCTGCTGGAG CTCCTGGACATGAAAATCTTTGTAGACACTGACTCTGACATCCGTCTGGTGCGGCGTCTACGCCGTGACATCAGTGAGCGAGGCCGGGACATCGAGGGCGTTATCAAGCAGTACAACAAGTTTGTGAAGCCCGCCTTTGACCAGTACATCCAGCCCACCATGCGCCTGGCTGACATCGTGGTGCCAAGGG GAAGCGGAAACACGGTGGCCATCGACCTGATTGTGCAGCATGTACACAGCCAGCTGGAGGAG CGTGAACTCAGTGTCAG GGCTGCGCTGGCCTCTGCGCACCAGTGCCACCCCCTGCCGCAGACGCTGAGCGTTCTCAAGAGCACACCGCAGGTGCGGGGCATGCACACCATCATCAG GGACAAGGAGACCAGCCGTGATGAGTTCATCTTCTACTCCAAGCGGCTGATGCGGCTTCTCATCGAGCATGCCCTTTCCTTCCTGCCCTTCcag gagtgtgtggtgcagacccCACAGGGCCAGGACTACTCGGGCAAGTGCTACGCAGGGAAGCAG ATCACTGGTGTGTCTATTCTGCGTGCGGGGGAGACCATGGAGCCAGCACTGCGGGCCGTGTGCAAAGACGTGCGCATCGGCACAATCCTTATCCAGACCAACCAGCTCACTGGGGAGCCCGAG CTCCACTACCTGCGGCTGCCCAAGGACATCAGCGATGACCATGTGATCCTGATGGACTGTACCGTGTCCACAGGCGCTGCAGCCATGATGGCAGTGCGTGTGCTCCTG GACCACGAGGTGCCCGAGGACAAGATCTTCCTGCTCTCTTTGCTCATGGCTGAGATGGGCGTGCACTCGGTGGCTTATGCGTTCCCTCGCGTGAAGATCATCACTACGGCTGTGGACAAGCGTGTCAACGACCTTTTCCGCATCATTCCCGGCATAG GGAACTTTGGTGACCGTTACTTTGGGACAGACACGGTCCCTGACGGCAGCGATGAGGAGGAAGTGGCCTCCACGAGCTAG
- the UCKL1 gene encoding uridine-cytidine kinase-like 1 isoform X2 translates to MAAPASSVSATPLPPPPTADRDPPDRPGEKSDPACEDRNAESLDRLLPPVGTGHSPRKRTTSQCKSEPPLLRTSKRTIYTAGRPPWYNEHGTQSKEAFVIGLGGGSASGKTTVARMIIEALDVPWVVLLSMDSFYKVLTRQQQEQAAHNNFNFDHPDAFDFDLIISTLKKLKQGKSVKVPIYDFTTHSRKKDWKMLYGANVIIFEGIMAFADKTLLELLDMKIFVDTDSDIRLVRRLRRDISERGRDIEGVIKQYNKFVKPAFDQYIQPTMRLADIVVPRGSGNTVAIDLIVQHVHSQLEERKLRWDMVWSRGHMGAGIPQISHRGHRPHLAHPPLTRPVAHKPHVGHKHMPAALASAHQCHPLPQTLSVLKSTPQVRGMHTIIRDKETSRDEFIFYSKRLMRLLIEHALSFLPFQECVVQTPQGQDYSGKCYAGKQITGVSILRAGETMEPALRAVCKDVRIGTILIQTNQLTGEPELHYLRLPKDISDDHVILMDCTVSTGAAAMMAVRVLLDHEVPEDKIFLLSLLMAEMGVHSVAYAFPRVKIITTAVDKRVNDLFRIIPGIGNFGDRYFGTDTVPDGSDEEEVASTS, encoded by the exons ATGGCTGCACCCGCGTCCTCCGTTTCCGCCACCCCCTTGCCACCGCCGCCCACTGCGGACCGAGACCCGCCCGACCGGCCAGGGGAGAAGAGCGACCCTGCATGCGAGGACCG CAATGCTGAGTCCCTGGACCGGCTCCTCCCACCTGTGGGCACAGGTCACTCGCCGCGGAAGCGCACGACGAGCCAGTGCAAGTCAGAGCCGCCCCTGCTGCGAACCAGCAAGCGGACCATCTACACGGCTGGACGGCCACCCTGGTACAACGAGCACGGCACACAGTCCAAGGAGGCCTTTGTCATAG GCCTGGGCGGTGGCAGTGCCTCTGGAAAGACCACAGTGGCCAGGATGATCATTGAGGCCCTGGACGTCCCATGGGTGGTCCTGCTGTCCATGGACTCCTTCTACAAG GTGCTGACcaggcagcagcaggagcaggccGCCCACAACAACTTCAACTTTGACCATCCTGATGCTTTTGACTTCGACCTCATCATCTCTACCCTGAAAAAGCTGAAGCAGGGCAAGAGTGTCAAAGTGCCCATCTACGACTTCACCACCCACAGCCGCAAGAAGGACTGG AAAATGCTCTATGGCGCCAACGTCATCATCTTCGAGGGCATCATGGCCTTTGCAGACAAGACGCTGCTGGAG CTCCTGGACATGAAAATCTTTGTAGACACTGACTCTGACATCCGTCTGGTGCGGCGTCTACGCCGTGACATCAGTGAGCGAGGCCGGGACATCGAGGGCGTTATCAAGCAGTACAACAAGTTTGTGAAGCCCGCCTTTGACCAGTACATCCAGCCCACCATGCGCCTGGCTGACATCGTGGTGCCAAGGG GAAGCGGAAACACGGTGGCCATCGACCTGATTGTGCAGCATGTACACAGCCAGCTGGAGGAG AGGAAGCTGCGCTGGGATAT GGTGTGGTCCAGGGGACACATGGGGGCAGGGATCCCCCAGATCAGCCACAGGGGGCACCGGCCCCACCTTGCACACCCACCTCTGACCAGGCCTGTGGCCCACAAGCCCCACGTTGGACACAAGCACATGCc GGCTGCGCTGGCCTCTGCGCACCAGTGCCACCCCCTGCCGCAGACGCTGAGCGTTCTCAAGAGCACACCGCAGGTGCGGGGCATGCACACCATCATCAG GGACAAGGAGACCAGCCGTGATGAGTTCATCTTCTACTCCAAGCGGCTGATGCGGCTTCTCATCGAGCATGCCCTTTCCTTCCTGCCCTTCcag gagtgtgtggtgcagacccCACAGGGCCAGGACTACTCGGGCAAGTGCTACGCAGGGAAGCAG ATCACTGGTGTGTCTATTCTGCGTGCGGGGGAGACCATGGAGCCAGCACTGCGGGCCGTGTGCAAAGACGTGCGCATCGGCACAATCCTTATCCAGACCAACCAGCTCACTGGGGAGCCCGAG CTCCACTACCTGCGGCTGCCCAAGGACATCAGCGATGACCATGTGATCCTGATGGACTGTACCGTGTCCACAGGCGCTGCAGCCATGATGGCAGTGCGTGTGCTCCTG GACCACGAGGTGCCCGAGGACAAGATCTTCCTGCTCTCTTTGCTCATGGCTGAGATGGGCGTGCACTCGGTGGCTTATGCGTTCCCTCGCGTGAAGATCATCACTACGGCTGTGGACAAGCGTGTCAACGACCTTTTCCGCATCATTCCCGGCATAG GGAACTTTGGTGACCGTTACTTTGGGACAGACACGGTCCCTGACGGCAGCGATGAGGAGGAAGTGGCCTCCACGAGCTAG
- the UCKL1 gene encoding uridine-cytidine kinase-like 1 isoform X1, with protein sequence MAAPASSVSATPLPPPPTADRDPPDRPGEKSDPACEDRSNAESLDRLLPPVGTGHSPRKRTTSQCKSEPPLLRTSKRTIYTAGRPPWYNEHGTQSKEAFVIGLGGGSASGKTTVARMIIEALDVPWVVLLSMDSFYKVLTRQQQEQAAHNNFNFDHPDAFDFDLIISTLKKLKQGKSVKVPIYDFTTHSRKKDWKMLYGANVIIFEGIMAFADKTLLELLDMKIFVDTDSDIRLVRRLRRDISERGRDIEGVIKQYNKFVKPAFDQYIQPTMRLADIVVPRGSGNTVAIDLIVQHVHSQLEERKLRWDMVWSRGHMGAGIPQISHRGHRPHLAHPPLTRPVAHKPHVGHKHMPAALASAHQCHPLPQTLSVLKSTPQVRGMHTIIRDKETSRDEFIFYSKRLMRLLIEHALSFLPFQECVVQTPQGQDYSGKCYAGKQITGVSILRAGETMEPALRAVCKDVRIGTILIQTNQLTGEPELHYLRLPKDISDDHVILMDCTVSTGAAAMMAVRVLLDHEVPEDKIFLLSLLMAEMGVHSVAYAFPRVKIITTAVDKRVNDLFRIIPGIGNFGDRYFGTDTVPDGSDEEEVASTS encoded by the exons ATGGCTGCACCCGCGTCCTCCGTTTCCGCCACCCCCTTGCCACCGCCGCCCACTGCGGACCGAGACCCGCCCGACCGGCCAGGGGAGAAGAGCGACCCTGCATGCGAGGACCG CAGCAATGCTGAGTCCCTGGACCGGCTCCTCCCACCTGTGGGCACAGGTCACTCGCCGCGGAAGCGCACGACGAGCCAGTGCAAGTCAGAGCCGCCCCTGCTGCGAACCAGCAAGCGGACCATCTACACGGCTGGACGGCCACCCTGGTACAACGAGCACGGCACACAGTCCAAGGAGGCCTTTGTCATAG GCCTGGGCGGTGGCAGTGCCTCTGGAAAGACCACAGTGGCCAGGATGATCATTGAGGCCCTGGACGTCCCATGGGTGGTCCTGCTGTCCATGGACTCCTTCTACAAG GTGCTGACcaggcagcagcaggagcaggccGCCCACAACAACTTCAACTTTGACCATCCTGATGCTTTTGACTTCGACCTCATCATCTCTACCCTGAAAAAGCTGAAGCAGGGCAAGAGTGTCAAAGTGCCCATCTACGACTTCACCACCCACAGCCGCAAGAAGGACTGG AAAATGCTCTATGGCGCCAACGTCATCATCTTCGAGGGCATCATGGCCTTTGCAGACAAGACGCTGCTGGAG CTCCTGGACATGAAAATCTTTGTAGACACTGACTCTGACATCCGTCTGGTGCGGCGTCTACGCCGTGACATCAGTGAGCGAGGCCGGGACATCGAGGGCGTTATCAAGCAGTACAACAAGTTTGTGAAGCCCGCCTTTGACCAGTACATCCAGCCCACCATGCGCCTGGCTGACATCGTGGTGCCAAGGG GAAGCGGAAACACGGTGGCCATCGACCTGATTGTGCAGCATGTACACAGCCAGCTGGAGGAG AGGAAGCTGCGCTGGGATAT GGTGTGGTCCAGGGGACACATGGGGGCAGGGATCCCCCAGATCAGCCACAGGGGGCACCGGCCCCACCTTGCACACCCACCTCTGACCAGGCCTGTGGCCCACAAGCCCCACGTTGGACACAAGCACATGCc GGCTGCGCTGGCCTCTGCGCACCAGTGCCACCCCCTGCCGCAGACGCTGAGCGTTCTCAAGAGCACACCGCAGGTGCGGGGCATGCACACCATCATCAG GGACAAGGAGACCAGCCGTGATGAGTTCATCTTCTACTCCAAGCGGCTGATGCGGCTTCTCATCGAGCATGCCCTTTCCTTCCTGCCCTTCcag gagtgtgtggtgcagacccCACAGGGCCAGGACTACTCGGGCAAGTGCTACGCAGGGAAGCAG ATCACTGGTGTGTCTATTCTGCGTGCGGGGGAGACCATGGAGCCAGCACTGCGGGCCGTGTGCAAAGACGTGCGCATCGGCACAATCCTTATCCAGACCAACCAGCTCACTGGGGAGCCCGAG CTCCACTACCTGCGGCTGCCCAAGGACATCAGCGATGACCATGTGATCCTGATGGACTGTACCGTGTCCACAGGCGCTGCAGCCATGATGGCAGTGCGTGTGCTCCTG GACCACGAGGTGCCCGAGGACAAGATCTTCCTGCTCTCTTTGCTCATGGCTGAGATGGGCGTGCACTCGGTGGCTTATGCGTTCCCTCGCGTGAAGATCATCACTACGGCTGTGGACAAGCGTGTCAACGACCTTTTCCGCATCATTCCCGGCATAG GGAACTTTGGTGACCGTTACTTTGGGACAGACACGGTCCCTGACGGCAGCGATGAGGAGGAAGTGGCCTCCACGAGCTAG
- the UCKL1 gene encoding uridine-cytidine kinase-like 1 isoform X4, which yields MAAPASSVSATPLPPPPTADRDPPDRPGEKSDPACEDRSNAESLDRLLPPVGTGHSPRKRTTSQCKSEPPLLRTSKRTIYTAGRPPWYNEHGTQSKEAFVIGLGGGSASGKTTVARMIIEALDVPWVVLLSMDSFYKVLTRQQQEQAAHNNFNFDHPDAFDFDLIISTLKKLKQGKSVKVPIYDFTTHSRKKDWKMLYGANVIIFEGIMAFADKTLLELLDMKIFVDTDSDIRLVRRLRRDISERGRDIEGVIKQYNKFVKPAFDQYIQPTMRLADIVVPRGSGNTVAIDLIVQHVHSQLEERELSVRAALASAHQCHPLPQTLSVLKSTPQVRGMHTIIRDKETSRDEFIFYSKRLMRLLIEHALSFLPFQECVVQTPQGQDYSGKCYAGKQITGVSILRAGETMEPALRAVCKDVRIGTILIQTNQLTGEPELHYLRLPKDISDDHVILMDCTVSTGAAAMMAVRVLLDHEVPEDKIFLLSLLMAEMGVHSVAYAFPRVKIITTAVDKRVNDLFRIIPGIGNFGDRYFGTDTVPDGSDEEEVASTS from the exons ATGGCTGCACCCGCGTCCTCCGTTTCCGCCACCCCCTTGCCACCGCCGCCCACTGCGGACCGAGACCCGCCCGACCGGCCAGGGGAGAAGAGCGACCCTGCATGCGAGGACCG CAGCAATGCTGAGTCCCTGGACCGGCTCCTCCCACCTGTGGGCACAGGTCACTCGCCGCGGAAGCGCACGACGAGCCAGTGCAAGTCAGAGCCGCCCCTGCTGCGAACCAGCAAGCGGACCATCTACACGGCTGGACGGCCACCCTGGTACAACGAGCACGGCACACAGTCCAAGGAGGCCTTTGTCATAG GCCTGGGCGGTGGCAGTGCCTCTGGAAAGACCACAGTGGCCAGGATGATCATTGAGGCCCTGGACGTCCCATGGGTGGTCCTGCTGTCCATGGACTCCTTCTACAAG GTGCTGACcaggcagcagcaggagcaggccGCCCACAACAACTTCAACTTTGACCATCCTGATGCTTTTGACTTCGACCTCATCATCTCTACCCTGAAAAAGCTGAAGCAGGGCAAGAGTGTCAAAGTGCCCATCTACGACTTCACCACCCACAGCCGCAAGAAGGACTGG AAAATGCTCTATGGCGCCAACGTCATCATCTTCGAGGGCATCATGGCCTTTGCAGACAAGACGCTGCTGGAG CTCCTGGACATGAAAATCTTTGTAGACACTGACTCTGACATCCGTCTGGTGCGGCGTCTACGCCGTGACATCAGTGAGCGAGGCCGGGACATCGAGGGCGTTATCAAGCAGTACAACAAGTTTGTGAAGCCCGCCTTTGACCAGTACATCCAGCCCACCATGCGCCTGGCTGACATCGTGGTGCCAAGGG GAAGCGGAAACACGGTGGCCATCGACCTGATTGTGCAGCATGTACACAGCCAGCTGGAGGAG CGTGAACTCAGTGTCAG GGCTGCGCTGGCCTCTGCGCACCAGTGCCACCCCCTGCCGCAGACGCTGAGCGTTCTCAAGAGCACACCGCAGGTGCGGGGCATGCACACCATCATCAG GGACAAGGAGACCAGCCGTGATGAGTTCATCTTCTACTCCAAGCGGCTGATGCGGCTTCTCATCGAGCATGCCCTTTCCTTCCTGCCCTTCcag gagtgtgtggtgcagacccCACAGGGCCAGGACTACTCGGGCAAGTGCTACGCAGGGAAGCAG ATCACTGGTGTGTCTATTCTGCGTGCGGGGGAGACCATGGAGCCAGCACTGCGGGCCGTGTGCAAAGACGTGCGCATCGGCACAATCCTTATCCAGACCAACCAGCTCACTGGGGAGCCCGAG CTCCACTACCTGCGGCTGCCCAAGGACATCAGCGATGACCATGTGATCCTGATGGACTGTACCGTGTCCACAGGCGCTGCAGCCATGATGGCAGTGCGTGTGCTCCTG GACCACGAGGTGCCCGAGGACAAGATCTTCCTGCTCTCTTTGCTCATGGCTGAGATGGGCGTGCACTCGGTGGCTTATGCGTTCCCTCGCGTGAAGATCATCACTACGGCTGTGGACAAGCGTGTCAACGACCTTTTCCGCATCATTCCCGGCATAG GGAACTTTGGTGACCGTTACTTTGGGACAGACACGGTCCCTGACGGCAGCGATGAGGAGGAAGTGGCCTCCACGAGCTAG